In Mucilaginibacter celer, one DNA window encodes the following:
- a CDS encoding nucleotidyl transferase AbiEii/AbiGii toxin family protein: protein MTELILYPGITEMLKEMEPVFTLFGIDYYVVGAVARDIHLSADPGAAAIRKTKDVDLAILINNEGQFNQLKAALIATGNFSADAQETIKLFYRHSIEVDLLPFGAIEEPSRHVKLTDPSFVLNMPGFLEIYPFVEVIQVTDTMTIKVCTMEGIILLKLISNNDRPQRTKDITDIEHIIRVYFDLYSGHIYEEHFDIMDRYETDQSDYLQLVCSRVIGRKINHLLAGSDDLRERIKQIIKNRPTTWWQAMLDGLNDGAAPAN from the coding sequence TTGACTGAACTGATCTTATATCCCGGCATAACCGAAATGCTGAAAGAAATGGAACCGGTGTTTACCCTATTCGGAATAGATTACTACGTAGTAGGCGCAGTGGCCCGTGACATCCACCTCTCGGCTGATCCGGGCGCCGCAGCGATCCGCAAAACAAAAGATGTAGATCTCGCCATCCTGATCAATAATGAAGGGCAGTTCAACCAGCTCAAAGCCGCGTTGATCGCAACAGGAAATTTCAGCGCAGATGCCCAGGAAACCATCAAATTGTTTTACCGTCATTCCATCGAAGTAGATCTTTTACCTTTTGGGGCTATTGAAGAACCCAGCCGTCATGTAAAGCTCACAGATCCTTCCTTCGTCCTGAATATGCCCGGCTTCCTGGAAATCTACCCCTTCGTTGAGGTTATACAGGTTACGGATACGATGACCATCAAGGTTTGCACGATGGAGGGTATTATCCTGCTGAAGCTGATATCCAATAACGACAGACCGCAGAGAACAAAGGATATCACCGATATTGAACATATTATCCGTGTTTACTTCGACCTTTATTCCGGGCATATTTACGAGGAACACTTTGACATTATGGACAGGTATGAGACTGATCAGAGCGATTATTTGCAACTCGTTTGTTCGAGGGTTATCGGAAGAAAAATAAATCATCTGCTGGCGGGATCAGATGACCTGCGGGAAAGGATCAAGCAAATTATAAAAAACAGGCCAACGACCTGGTGGCAGGCCATGCTTGATGGGTTAAACGACGGAGCGGCACCGGCCAATTGA